A window of the Isosphaera pallida ATCC 43644 genome harbors these coding sequences:
- a CDS encoding NAD(P)/FAD-dependent oxidoreductase, which yields MNTSENPTLESSRSTEEPFDVVIVGAGVAGLTLASRLREDAKAHGRPVPRVVVLDKGRSVGGRMGTRRLEWPEGGEPARFDHGPPGFSVITAAFRKLVERAEAAGAVLPHPKGQRLHWRGREGVRSFAAFLAEGVEVRSSTIVTAVRPDLADPSLWSLATTPAAPGLKAPDISSAPLDPTAPVTTLRARAVVLTCPVPQALAILEAGGVALASDLRADLAVVSYERSWVALATFNEQDGQRLADLGPEGLVVVPEELPHKLIDHRARGVSPRPAYSIQAGANWSMTHWDDPADQVAPTLFQAARPWLGGSEEEVKPVHLEAHRWKFARVTVGFPRTERYATLNDAPPLLMAGDAFRGGAQAGPDGRSRDPETIYGVEAAWLSGQAAAAALEGRV from the coding sequence ATGAACACCAGTGAGAATCCCACCCTGGAGTCGTCCCGTTCGACGGAGGAACCGTTCGATGTGGTCATTGTGGGAGCGGGCGTCGCCGGTCTGACCCTGGCTAGTCGGTTGCGGGAGGATGCCAAAGCCCACGGCCGACCCGTGCCTCGGGTGGTTGTTCTGGACAAGGGCCGGAGCGTGGGCGGACGAATGGGGACCCGTCGTTTGGAGTGGCCCGAGGGGGGCGAACCCGCCCGTTTCGACCACGGACCGCCCGGGTTCTCGGTCATCACGGCCGCGTTTCGCAAGCTGGTCGAGCGTGCCGAAGCGGCCGGAGCCGTCCTGCCTCACCCAAAGGGCCAACGCCTGCACTGGCGGGGACGCGAGGGGGTCCGCTCCTTCGCCGCCTTCCTCGCCGAGGGCGTGGAGGTGCGTTCTTCGACCATTGTGACGGCAGTTCGTCCCGATCTGGCCGATCCGTCCCTCTGGTCGCTGGCGACCACCCCGGCCGCGCCCGGTCTCAAAGCGCCCGACATCAGCTCGGCTCCGCTCGACCCGACCGCCCCGGTCACGACGCTGAGGGCCCGCGCGGTGGTGTTGACCTGCCCGGTGCCCCAAGCGTTGGCGATCCTGGAAGCGGGTGGGGTCGCTTTGGCTTCCGACCTGCGGGCCGATCTCGCGGTGGTCAGTTACGAGCGTTCCTGGGTCGCCCTAGCCACCTTCAACGAGCAAGACGGCCAACGCCTGGCCGATCTTGGCCCCGAGGGACTCGTGGTCGTCCCGGAGGAACTGCCTCACAAACTGATTGACCACCGGGCGCGAGGAGTCTCGCCCCGTCCAGCCTACTCGATCCAGGCCGGAGCCAACTGGTCGATGACCCACTGGGACGACCCGGCCGATCAGGTCGCGCCGACGTTGTTCCAGGCGGCTCGTCCCTGGTTGGGCGGGTCGGAGGAGGAAGTCAAGCCGGTCCACTTGGAAGCGCACCGCTGGAAGTTCGCCCGCGTGACCGTCGGCTTCCCCCGAACCGAACGCTATGCAACCCTCAACGACGCGCCCCCCCTGCTCATGGCCGGCGACGCCTTCCGAGGCGGCGCTCAAGCTGGTCCCGACGGCCGATCCCGCGACCCGGAAACGATTTATGGCGTCGAAGCCGCCTGGCTCTCCGGCCAGGCCGCTGCCGCGGCCCTCGAAGGGCGTGTTTGA
- the surE gene encoding 5'/3'-nucleotidase SurE, whose translation MLILLTNDDGVFAPGLRALRKELLKLGKVVVVAPAQEQSGVGHSITLHSPLVVKPIDDDDGSDLGHMVEGSPADCVKLAILELLDRPPDLIVSGINAGSNAGINVLYSGTVAAAIEGAFFKITSVAISLESAEHFDYPHAARHAAKVIERIMANRPEPGSLFNVNLPAHVRGEPRGVKVVPMGLGRYGEGFERRRDPRGRTYYWMTYKPPFHLEGTESDVSALTQGYITVTPLHFDLTRAEALEPLTRWDWSGVGATRDGSPGR comes from the coding sequence GTGCTGATTCTTTTGACCAACGACGACGGCGTGTTCGCCCCCGGCCTGCGGGCATTGCGCAAGGAATTACTCAAGCTGGGCAAGGTCGTAGTGGTGGCCCCGGCTCAGGAGCAAAGCGGGGTGGGTCACTCGATCACCCTGCACTCCCCCCTGGTCGTCAAGCCGATCGACGACGACGACGGCTCCGACCTAGGCCACATGGTCGAGGGGAGCCCCGCCGACTGCGTGAAACTAGCGATCCTAGAACTGCTCGACCGACCCCCCGACTTGATCGTGTCGGGCATCAACGCCGGCAGCAATGCCGGGATCAACGTGCTGTATTCCGGCACAGTGGCCGCCGCGATCGAGGGAGCCTTCTTCAAAATCACCAGCGTCGCCATCTCGCTCGAATCGGCCGAGCATTTCGACTACCCCCACGCCGCCCGCCACGCCGCTAAGGTCATCGAGCGGATCATGGCCAATCGCCCCGAACCAGGCTCGCTGTTCAACGTCAACCTGCCCGCCCATGTCCGGGGCGAACCCCGGGGCGTCAAGGTGGTGCCGATGGGTCTGGGACGCTACGGCGAGGGGTTCGAGCGCCGTCGCGACCCGCGAGGCCGCACCTACTACTGGATGACCTACAAACCCCCCTTCCATCTGGAAGGGACCGAGAGCGATGTCTCGGCCCTGACCCAGGGTTACATCACCGTCACCCCCCTCCACTTCGACCTCACCCGCGCCGAGGCCCTTGAACCCCTGACGCGTTGGGATTGGAGCGGCGTAGGCGCGACGCGGGACGGTTCGCCAGGGAGGTGA
- a CDS encoding glycosyltransferase, whose translation MSRDADFEKRIRILEERIRDLREENARLRRQWDETTQAISWRIINMLSRPARRLAPLGSRRRRVLRSACNLAARARRALTPIVRVPRHALTISRGAAWTIRRLAERPRPFVADDRPVFLFVSHVGGGGVSRHIQDMADRLRLEGVRVVVARPNPQGRLVFEELEQAGAIAWRVEVRPCRPIIKAYLDAIQPVFVHVHHRLGVPETLFKALDARGLPTDWTLHDYHALCPRVHLHDDRGEYCGQPDPEGCRTCLKSRGDYHGRRVNPDVVAHRHAWRACLQAARRIYVPSEDMKRRLQREFPDLDMTVHPHLEPSLPRSHMARRWRDGEPVRVAVLGVITLVKGLNRLLEAAHDAWTRALPLTFVVIGTADRSEELLATGHVEITGRYRESEIETLLDEAKCHLAWLPSTLPETYMYTLSIAQAAGFRPVVYDLGAQAERVGTAGRRVPLETSAATLNDCLLQWAALDAQLGPLEPPRFADYPSLLRDYYELSPANLKASRSEIFPVTRRRIHGVASAPVLLRKTDARLHQRHR comes from the coding sequence TTGTCGCGTGACGCCGACTTTGAGAAACGGATTCGCATCCTGGAGGAACGGATTCGTGATCTCCGCGAGGAGAACGCGCGGCTGCGTCGTCAGTGGGACGAAACCACCCAAGCGATCTCGTGGCGAATCATCAACATGCTCAGCCGTCCGGCTCGGCGGTTGGCCCCTCTCGGGTCCCGCCGTCGCCGGGTGTTGCGCTCCGCCTGCAACCTGGCCGCGCGGGCGCGTCGCGCCTTGACGCCGATTGTTCGAGTGCCTCGACATGCGTTGACGATATCCCGCGGCGCGGCTTGGACAATCCGACGCCTCGCCGAGCGTCCCCGTCCCTTCGTCGCCGACGACCGCCCGGTGTTTCTCTTCGTCAGTCATGTGGGGGGTGGGGGAGTGAGTCGTCACATCCAAGATATGGCCGACCGTTTGCGCCTTGAAGGGGTTCGGGTCGTCGTCGCGCGGCCCAATCCACAGGGGCGTCTGGTCTTCGAGGAACTGGAGCAGGCCGGCGCGATCGCCTGGAGGGTTGAGGTTCGTCCCTGTCGTCCAATCATCAAGGCATATCTTGATGCGATTCAACCGGTGTTTGTCCATGTGCATCATCGGTTGGGCGTTCCAGAGACGCTGTTCAAGGCACTTGACGCCCGAGGTTTGCCCACCGACTGGACCCTGCACGACTACCACGCGCTCTGCCCACGAGTTCACCTCCACGACGACCGAGGAGAATACTGTGGCCAGCCGGACCCGGAAGGTTGTCGGACTTGTCTGAAGAGTCGAGGAGATTATCATGGCCGCCGCGTCAACCCCGACGTGGTCGCGCACCGCCACGCCTGGCGGGCCTGCTTGCAAGCCGCGCGGCGAATTTACGTTCCTAGCGAGGATATGAAACGGCGGCTCCAGCGCGAGTTTCCCGATCTTGACATGACGGTCCATCCTCATCTGGAACCGTCGTTACCCCGATCCCACATGGCGCGGCGCTGGCGTGACGGAGAACCAGTGCGAGTGGCGGTTCTCGGAGTCATCACGCTGGTCAAGGGATTGAATCGGTTGCTAGAAGCGGCCCATGACGCCTGGACTCGAGCCTTACCCCTGACATTCGTCGTAATTGGCACCGCCGATCGCTCGGAGGAATTGTTGGCGACCGGTCACGTCGAGATCACCGGACGTTATCGGGAGTCGGAAATCGAAACGCTGCTCGACGAGGCCAAATGCCACTTGGCTTGGCTGCCTAGCACACTTCCTGAAACATATATGTACACGCTCTCGATCGCTCAGGCTGCTGGGTTTCGTCCGGTGGTCTACGACCTAGGAGCCCAGGCGGAGCGGGTGGGCACGGCTGGTCGCCGTGTGCCTCTGGAGACCTCGGCGGCCACCTTGAACGACTGTTTGCTGCAATGGGCCGCTCTCGACGCTCAGTTAGGGCCGCTCGAGCCGCCGCGGTTCGCTGATTATCCCAGCCTGCTGCGCGATTATTACGAACTGAGTCCAGCGAATCTGAAAGCGTCTCGTTCTGAAATCTTCCCCGTCACGCGCCGCCGGATCCACGGCGTCGCTTCGGCTCCGGTCCTTTTGAGGAAGACTGATGCACGCCTTCACCAGCGTCACCGCTAA
- a CDS encoding NAD(P)/FAD-dependent oxidoreductase, which produces MPHSSVIIIGAGCAGLTSALYTARANLSPIVLDGFKPRGRVPGGQLMWTTDVENYPGFPQGVQGPELIELMRRQAERFGARFHHDNVVKIDLSRRPFHLVAKPDLEKRESVEYTCDGLIIAGGADARLLDLPHEMTFMGHGLSTCATCDGALYRGKVVGVVGGGDTAVEEATFLTRFASKVFLIHRRHELRASKIMQQRLLTNPKIEPLWNRTVAEYLGDHEPEAQLKAVRLASTTGEPDVTLELDGLFLAIGHSPNTDIYQGQVAMTPEGYLLNRLALCWKGVEAPAGLLDSMPNYGTATSVEGVFAAGDVVDTHYRQAVTAAGMGCMAAIDCEKWLEATRPHA; this is translated from the coding sequence ATGCCCCACTCGTCCGTCATCATCATCGGCGCGGGTTGCGCGGGACTGACCTCCGCGCTGTACACCGCCCGCGCTAACCTCTCCCCGATCGTGCTGGACGGCTTCAAGCCCCGCGGCCGGGTGCCCGGCGGTCAATTGATGTGGACCACCGACGTGGAAAACTATCCAGGATTCCCCCAGGGGGTCCAAGGTCCCGAACTCATCGAGTTGATGCGTCGCCAGGCCGAGCGATTCGGAGCCCGCTTCCACCACGACAATGTGGTCAAGATCGACCTTTCGCGTCGTCCATTTCACCTGGTTGCCAAGCCAGACCTGGAGAAGCGCGAGTCGGTCGAATACACCTGCGACGGCCTCATCATCGCTGGGGGTGCCGACGCCCGCCTGTTAGATCTACCCCATGAGATGACGTTCATGGGTCATGGGCTTTCCACCTGCGCCACCTGCGACGGGGCGCTGTACCGAGGCAAGGTCGTCGGCGTGGTCGGCGGCGGCGACACCGCTGTGGAGGAAGCCACCTTCCTAACCCGCTTCGCCTCCAAGGTGTTTTTGATCCACCGCCGTCACGAGCTCCGCGCCAGCAAAATCATGCAACAACGTTTGCTGACCAACCCCAAGATCGAGCCGCTTTGGAACCGCACCGTCGCCGAGTACCTGGGCGACCACGAACCCGAAGCCCAACTCAAGGCCGTCCGGCTGGCTTCGACCACCGGCGAGCCCGACGTGACTTTGGAACTCGACGGCCTGTTCCTGGCGATCGGTCACAGCCCCAACACCGACATCTACCAAGGCCAAGTGGCAATGACCCCCGAGGGCTACCTGCTCAACCGCCTGGCCTTGTGCTGGAAAGGAGTGGAAGCCCCCGCCGGTCTGCTCGACTCGATGCCCAACTACGGCACCGCCACCAGTGTCGAAGGGGTCTTCGCCGCCGGCGACGTGGTGGACACCCACTACCGCCAAGCTGTCACCGCCGCCGGAATGGGTTGCATGGCCGCCATCGACTGCGAAAAGTGGCTCGAAGCCACCCGGCCCCACGCCTGA
- a CDS encoding carbon storage regulator, whose amino-acid sequence MLVLSRKLMEKVYIGDDICVTVVRLENGQVRLGIDAPRHIPVVRAELQDQTRNRRGGTPARASAHPTSSHPHSHHHTPPQGLKTASTSSR is encoded by the coding sequence ATGCTGGTTCTCAGCCGAAAGCTGATGGAGAAGGTGTATATCGGCGACGATATCTGCGTGACCGTCGTGCGCCTGGAGAACGGTCAAGTCCGATTGGGGATCGACGCCCCCCGACACATTCCTGTGGTTCGCGCCGAGTTGCAGGACCAGACACGGAACCGGCGTGGGGGAACGCCCGCGCGTGCCTCGGCTCACCCCACTTCTTCTCACCCTCACTCTCACCATCACACACCGCCCCAGGGTTTGAAGACCGCCTCCACTTCATCTCGCTGA
- a CDS encoding response regulator: MSKPRILVIDDERSLVEVLAINLEREGFEVMTAFDGQDGLRQAQVKLPDLIVLDLMLPVKPGLEVCRELRADSRTRDVPVIMLTAKTEETDELVGFAMGADDYVSKPYRMKVLIQRIKTQLNRRRQTEDAKNGDLVVERHGVVIDRHRHRALCNNEELLLTPTEFRLLEALMRQAGRAFTRHELMDAAMGEDAVVLERTIDVHIKSLRKKLNHSADLIETVRGVGYRFRETGLAES, translated from the coding sequence ATGTCCAAGCCGCGCATCCTGGTGATTGACGACGAACGATCGCTGGTGGAGGTGCTGGCGATCAACCTTGAACGCGAAGGGTTCGAGGTTATGACCGCTTTCGACGGCCAGGACGGCCTGCGTCAGGCTCAGGTCAAGCTGCCCGACCTAATCGTGCTGGATCTGATGCTGCCGGTCAAACCCGGCCTGGAGGTCTGTCGTGAACTACGGGCCGATTCCCGCACCCGTGACGTGCCGGTGATCATGCTCACCGCCAAGACCGAAGAAACCGACGAGCTCGTGGGATTCGCAATGGGGGCCGACGACTATGTGTCCAAGCCCTACCGGATGAAAGTGCTGATCCAGCGGATCAAGACCCAACTCAACCGGCGTCGCCAAACCGAGGACGCCAAAAACGGCGACCTCGTGGTGGAGCGTCACGGCGTCGTCATCGACCGCCACCGCCACCGGGCCCTGTGCAACAACGAAGAACTGCTGTTGACCCCCACCGAGTTCCGCCTGCTGGAGGCTCTGATGCGCCAGGCAGGTCGCGCCTTCACCCGCCATGAACTCATGGACGCCGCGATGGGCGAGGACGCTGTCGTCCTGGAACGCACCATCGACGTTCACATCAAAAGCCTTCGCAAGAAGCTCAACCATTCCGCCGACCTGATCGAAACCGTGCGGGGAGTGGGCTACCGCTTCCGCGAGACCGGGCTAGCCGAATCTTGA
- a CDS encoding phosphate ABC transporter ATP-binding protein, with translation MPSFNSESVAASSPSGLNAAPPASASSRPRSDSPVWSSLLTTHRVRIWHGRHLVVRDVNLAIPRERITALIGPSGCGKSTLLRAFNRLTDLTPLLRVEGTIQLEGRDIHDPTIRVDELRRRVGMIFPQPQPFSKSIFENVAWAIRLKGPVEHLEEKVEIALRRARLWDEVKDKLQSPAQALPPGPSQRLCLARALAVEPEALLLDEPCASLDPGATAQLEEALMDLKFKDGMTMVIVTHNLAQAKRISDLTACLALDDASPDPTRPTGLLVEAAATETIFTTPRDPRTEAYITGRVG, from the coding sequence ATGCCCTCCTTCAACTCCGAATCGGTCGCCGCCTCGTCGCCGTCCGGTTTGAACGCGGCCCCGCCCGCGTCGGCTTCTAGTCGGCCACGATCGGATTCCCCCGTCTGGTCGTCGCTTCTGACCACCCATCGCGTGAGGATCTGGCACGGACGGCACCTGGTGGTGCGTGACGTCAACCTCGCCATTCCCCGCGAACGGATCACCGCCCTGATCGGCCCCTCTGGTTGCGGCAAGAGTACGCTGCTGCGGGCTTTCAACCGCCTCACCGACCTGACCCCCCTGCTTCGGGTCGAGGGAACCATCCAACTCGAAGGACGCGACATCCACGACCCCACCATTCGGGTGGATGAACTGAGGCGACGAGTCGGCATGATCTTCCCCCAACCCCAACCCTTCTCGAAGTCGATCTTCGAGAACGTCGCTTGGGCGATCCGGCTCAAAGGTCCGGTGGAACACCTGGAAGAGAAGGTCGAGATCGCCTTGCGTCGCGCCCGCCTCTGGGACGAGGTCAAGGACAAGCTGCAAAGCCCGGCACAGGCATTGCCCCCAGGTCCAAGTCAACGTCTCTGTCTGGCCCGGGCCCTGGCGGTTGAACCTGAAGCCCTGCTGTTGGACGAACCTTGCGCTTCGCTCGATCCGGGTGCCACGGCGCAACTCGAAGAGGCGCTGATGGACCTGAAGTTCAAGGACGGGATGACGATGGTGATCGTCACCCACAACCTCGCCCAAGCTAAACGGATCAGCGACCTGACCGCCTGCCTCGCGCTGGACGACGCTTCGCCCGACCCCACCCGACCCACTGGCCTCCTCGTCGAAGCCGCCGCGACCGAAACCATCTTCACCACCCCCCGCGACCCCCGCACCGAAGCCTACATCACCGGACGGGTAGGCTGA
- a CDS encoding glycosyltransferase produces the protein MDEPLSVVIPVYHEGDNVLEVYQRFVAEAGPFGEMIFVWDTPDDPTIPFLDQLRAADPRVVSLHNTLGRGVLNALRAGIAAARGRAILVAMGDLSDELSIVPQLMAHWREGATVVCPSRYMPGGRQEGAPWLKSLLSRLAGLSLYAIGALPVRDPTNNFKLYDAAFLKSVTIESGRGFELALELTVKAHELGGKVVETPTHWRERSQGQSRFKLIQWLPGYLKWYFRAVGNRLRPGRRALISQED, from the coding sequence ATGGATGAACCGCTCTCGGTGGTGATCCCGGTTTACCATGAAGGCGACAACGTCTTGGAGGTTTATCAGCGCTTCGTTGCCGAAGCCGGGCCGTTTGGCGAGATGATCTTCGTTTGGGATACCCCCGACGATCCCACGATTCCCTTCCTGGATCAGCTTCGCGCGGCCGATCCGCGGGTGGTGTCGTTGCACAACACGTTGGGACGGGGGGTTCTCAACGCGCTGCGGGCTGGAATCGCCGCGGCGCGGGGACGCGCCATCCTTGTAGCGATGGGGGATCTCTCCGACGAGCTTTCGATTGTTCCACAACTCATGGCCCACTGGCGCGAGGGGGCGACGGTAGTTTGTCCTTCGCGGTACATGCCCGGTGGTCGTCAGGAAGGCGCTCCGTGGCTCAAGTCGCTGCTGTCACGATTGGCCGGGTTATCGCTCTACGCGATCGGCGCGTTGCCAGTGCGCGACCCCACCAATAACTTCAAATTGTATGACGCCGCCTTTCTCAAATCGGTGACGATCGAATCAGGGCGCGGCTTCGAGTTGGCCCTAGAGTTGACCGTCAAGGCTCACGAACTTGGCGGCAAGGTGGTGGAGACTCCCACCCATTGGCGTGAGCGTTCCCAAGGCCAATCCCGCTTCAAATTGATCCAGTGGTTGCCCGGCTACCTCAAATGGTACTTCCGCGCCGTGGGCAACCGTCTGAGACCGGGACGACGCGCCCTAATTTCCCAAGAGGACTGA
- a CDS encoding DUF1501 domain-containing protein, whose product MASHRFCDGVVRRDFLKIGAVGSLVSLPQFLRLSHAGAVGSGPDQRGRAQAAIFVNLGGGPSHLDTFDLKPEGPSEIRGEFKPIETTASGMAICEYLPKLAQVAQFFSIVRGVSHSLAAHELGTKYLNTGNRPLPSLEFPGYGAVVSKELGSPDDLPPFVAIPNTPQVAGYLGIRYAPLSTTSTPRPGQPFRVRGIGLGQGLTVSEIEKRHDLLRRLDRTFDAIENDSDLIGGLDEFSRRAYEIIRSPRSREAFDISKESPAISGLFGTTPFSQSCLLATRLIESGVRFVTVSLGGWDTHQNNFPKLKDTLLPDLDHGLAGLFSALAAKGLWETTTVFVTGEFGRTPKINARGGRDHYPRAMTCLMGGGGIAGGRVVGASDASGAGPADGKGYAPDDLAATFYHTLGIDPAKEYQTPTGRPVAIVRNGSIIKDLLA is encoded by the coding sequence ATGGCGTCCCATCGATTCTGCGACGGCGTGGTTCGCCGCGATTTCCTCAAGATCGGCGCAGTTGGTTCGCTGGTTTCGCTACCGCAATTCCTGCGGTTGTCCCACGCGGGAGCGGTCGGGTCCGGGCCCGATCAGCGGGGCCGTGCCCAAGCGGCCATCTTCGTGAATCTCGGCGGCGGGCCGTCCCACTTGGACACCTTCGACCTCAAGCCCGAGGGCCCCTCAGAGATCCGCGGCGAGTTCAAACCGATCGAGACCACCGCCTCCGGCATGGCGATTTGTGAGTATCTACCGAAGCTCGCCCAAGTGGCTCAATTTTTCTCGATCGTTCGCGGCGTGAGCCACTCGTTGGCCGCCCATGAACTGGGCACCAAGTATCTCAACACCGGCAACCGTCCCCTACCCTCGCTGGAGTTCCCCGGCTACGGCGCGGTGGTCAGCAAGGAGCTGGGTAGTCCGGATGATTTGCCCCCCTTCGTGGCGATCCCCAACACCCCCCAAGTGGCCGGTTACCTCGGGATTCGCTACGCGCCGCTTTCGACCACCTCGACCCCGCGGCCCGGTCAGCCGTTCCGGGTGCGCGGCATCGGTTTGGGTCAAGGTCTAACGGTCAGCGAGATCGAGAAGCGTCACGACCTGTTGCGGCGTCTGGATCGAACCTTCGACGCGATCGAGAACGATTCGGATCTGATCGGCGGTCTGGACGAGTTCTCAAGGCGGGCTTACGAGATCATTCGTTCGCCCAGGAGCCGCGAAGCGTTCGACATCTCTAAGGAGTCGCCGGCGATCAGCGGCTTGTTTGGCACCACGCCGTTCTCGCAAAGCTGTCTGTTGGCCACCCGGCTGATCGAGTCAGGCGTTCGGTTCGTGACCGTCTCGTTGGGTGGTTGGGATACTCACCAGAACAATTTCCCCAAACTCAAGGATACCCTGCTGCCCGACCTCGACCACGGCCTGGCCGGGTTGTTCTCGGCGCTGGCGGCCAAAGGTCTGTGGGAGACGACCACGGTGTTCGTGACCGGCGAGTTCGGCCGGACGCCCAAGATCAACGCCCGCGGTGGTCGAGACCACTATCCCCGCGCTATGACCTGCCTGATGGGCGGCGGCGGCATCGCGGGCGGACGGGTGGTTGGCGCGTCCGACGCCAGCGGGGCGGGTCCCGCCGACGGCAAGGGTTACGCCCCCGACGATTTGGCCGCTACCTTCTACCACACCCTGGGCATCGACCCGGCCAAGGAATACCAAACTCCCACCGGACGCCCGGTGGCGATCGTGCGCAACGGTTCGATCATCAAGGATTTGCTGGCCTGA